One genomic segment of Choristoneura fumiferana chromosome Z, NRCan_CFum_1, whole genome shotgun sequence includes these proteins:
- the LOC141436827 gene encoding uncharacterized protein isoform X1, whose amino-acid sequence MNIVFPKNKEKRSRTSSGESNNSFVKNMTSRVSGLLPATITKWFSSPKSSANGSAPAADATDSSTEDEAPESPASQPPAKRMRYSPGAVYGNTDANCVTNNIETIEPSTSFTVQSPPGRTTFRRETNYVSTPIRSPDDTIDRTDKDSTATFQQHTVTTIGPSVAKKRKSLFGNQSQELSDASKKAYVKTSNNTVKDPKQPSFKPTLLGSPFYAGRTTYGGAASSYINQPNITHRQNTTVRESPTTSDNNISHSARRVMELLESYSSPLTEAKRIPHYTRPTKHDLMKRISESSVSSSINKINSFKTQELHVSSIASILRLKQRSRLNDTTNAARQLIASHSSTSPDYRPYPSASKSDQKETDGSNKLTTKVKSRLTRPARGDTNALDTETLPPVDLPNAILQIDPSNLPDFGSPLATKTTLSQKPSLTATYSSSIFEKKSTPAVEIKSIETVPSSSIYNFANPVRITSESPKTTTTPPKFTFGSPERKIDEQLTSENKSSEPLKPVAAAAKENKAETAPANWSCPDCWVSNKHDADKCVCCGYKHVAKPSSKPKCTLCKLADSQANSDKCVNCDKVQVNNISKPLKADTSKWKCEDCWVSNDEAADKCACCGAKNPKGASQVVPVKPAEPSSGMCPKCFAVTTNGKCGKCTQVSSTPDKNFKTVLKAQSNKWECEHCLVRNDSDKTRCVCCEADRSGKPKEPENKQFNFGTINTTFKFGIDPKVQEANLAKAAEKPAETKDKIEESETNNNVLAKAPTFSFGIPAKKSEDQPDASKEKTDETPKATFTFGLPKQNSVAPTPAPMFGIPSKVNDTPKEKEKDEAETKTQEVKAVEEAPKQPVVMFGATSTPAVTSAAPSQPILSTSFTLEKKEAPSNPLSLPTTSVSAPAPTLSFAAPKPATGGLFGAIATTAAPASVNFAPITTPATTATMFQKTDTAPKPLSMFQKSDPATTATVSLFQKSEAPATAAAPPSAATAPMFSFGSTQSAQPQTDKPKFSFTFGGNKTDNVFKPPTFGGTDPNNAMNKFILGSATDNPMGASNPLASGNSLAGNSLAGNSLTGNNLTGNSLTGNSLTGNTMTSNSIASNPLSGNGMQAAAPAATGMFGSVPKENMWSPPNSSTPNPFVANASTNNAPKPFAFGSSTPFNAAAAPAFGGVNTQTSTTPAFGAAKMTFGGASQPPAFGAASPPAPAFGSNVQSTPSIFGMNNQNNQPSMFSTPAQNSTGMFGSPQQPAAGSMPPPSVGMFGRPSVGAAPTFGTPNSSIPNFEAPSLTPAQAPAFNFGSTPTSNIFGFGQQQPQQPGGLGGGQTGVYSFGVAPGAQAPVQFNMGSAPNAAGRRVRKAVRRSSQR is encoded by the exons ATGAATATCGTCTTTCCAAAGAACAAAGAGAAACGGAGCCGAACATCGTCTGGTGAATCCAACAAT TCGTTCGTGAAGAATATGACGTCGCGTGTGTCGGGTCTGCTCCCGGCGACGATAACGAAGTGGTTCAGCAGCCCCAAGTCGAGCGCTAACGGGTCGGCGCCGGCCGCCGACGCCACGGACTCCTCCACGGAGGACGAGGCGCCGGAGAGCCCCGCCAGCCAGCCCCCGGCCAAGCGGATGCGGTACAGCCCCGGCGCTGTGTACGGCAACACAGAC GCGAATTGCGTCACAAACAATATAGAAACCATAGAGCCGTCGACGTCATTCACGGTCCAATCACCGCCGGGCCGCACCACCTTCCGGCGGGAGACCAACTACGTGTCCACACCGATCCGGTCGCCGGATGACACCATCGATCGGACGGACAAAGACAGCACCGCCACCTTCCAGCAGCACACAGTGACGACCATCGGCCCAAGCGTTGCTAAGAAACGGAAATCGCTCTTCGGGAACCAATCGCAGGAACTCAGTGATGCTTCCAAAAAAGCGTATG TGAAAACATCAAACAACACAGTGAAGGATCCAAAGCAGCCTTCGTTCAAGCCGACACTTCTCGGCTCTCCGTTCTACGCCGGCCGGACCACGTACGGGGGCGCGGCGTCATCCTACATCAACCAACCAAACATAACACATCGACAGAACACGACGGTCAGAGAGTCGCCGACCACAAGTGACAATAACATCAGCCACTCTGCGAGGAGGGTCATGGAACTGCTGGAATCATACTCTTCACCTCTAACGGAGGCCAAGAGGATACCACATTACACAAGACCAACAAAACATGACCTAATGAAAAGGATATCGGAAAGCTCGGTGTCTTCGTCCATTAACAAAATTAACT CCTTCAAAACGCAAGAACTCCACGTGTCAAGCATAGCATCGATACTGCGGCTGAAGCAGCGATCGCGGCTGAATGACACCACAAACGCGGCGCGGCAGCTGATAGCCTCTCACAGCAGCACATCGCCTGACTACCGGCCTTATCCGTCCGCCTCCAAGAG CGATCAAAAAGAGACTGATGGCAGCAACAAATTAACTACAAAAGTAAAATCGAGACTGACGAGGCCCGCAAGGGGCGACACTAACGCTCTGGACACGGAAACGTTGCCGCCGGTGGACTTGCCCAATGCCATTTTACAAATCGACCCCAGTAACTTACCCGACTTCGGCAGCCCACTGGCCACTAAAACGACCTTATCACAAAAACCCAGCTTAACAGCTACATACTCTTCGTCTATATTCGAGAAAAAATCGACCCCAGCCGTAGAAATAAAAAGCATAGAAACAGTTCCTAGTAGCAGTATTTATAATTTCGCCAACCCCGTCAGAATAACAAGTGAATCTCCTAAAACGACGACGACACCGCCTAAATTCACGTTCGGCAGCCCGGAAAGGAAAATAGACGAACAGCTCACGAGCGAAAACAAAAGCTCCGAGCCTCTCAAACCCGTAGCCGCGGCAGCGAAGGAAAACAAGGCAGAGACCGCGCCAGCGAACTGGTCGTGTCCCGACTGCTGGGTTAGCAACAAACACGACGCCGACAAATGCGTCTGCTGCGGGTACAAGCACGTTGCTAAACCCAGCAGTAAACCTAAATGTACCCTCTGCAAGCTAGCTGACAGCCAAGCGAACTCCGACAAATGCGTCAACTGCGACAAAGTACAAGTCAATAACATCTCCAAGCCACTCAAAGCCGACACGTCCAAATGGAAATGCGAGGATTGTTGGGTGAGCAACGACGAGGCTGCAGACAAATGCGCCTGCTGTGGCGCCAAAAACCCCAAAGGTGCCAGCCAAGTCGTCCCCGTGAAGCCGGCCGAACCTTCCAGCGGCATGTGCCCGAAATGTTTTGCCGTCACCACCAACGGGAAGTGCGGCAAGTGCACGCAAGTCTCTAGCACGCCTGACAAAAACTTCAAAACAGTACTAAAAGCCCAGTCCAATAAGTGGGAATGTGAACATTGTTTAGTAAGAAACGATAGTGATAAAACCAGATGCGTTTGCTGCGAAGCGGACCGCTCCGGCAAACCCAAAGAACCAGAGAACAAACAGTTCAATTTCGGTACTATCAACACCACATTCAAATTCGGTATTGATCCGAAAGTCCAAGAAGCCAATTTGGCCAAAGCGGCGGAGAAACCCGCAGAGACTAAGGATAAGATAGAGGAGTCCGAAACTAACAATAACGTGCTTGCGAAAGCACCGACTTTCTCATTCGGCATACCAGCTAAGAAATCGGAAGATCAACCGGATGCCTCTAAAGAGAAAACGGATGAAACTCCCAAGGCCACCTTTACTTTTGGCTTGCCCAAGCAGAACTCCGTGGCGCCGACCCCGGCTCCCATGTTCGGCATTCCTAGTAAAGTCAATGATACTCcaaaagaaaaagagaaagaCGAAGCCGAAACTAAAACCCAAGAGGTGAAAGCCGTTGAAGAGGCGCCGAAACAACCCGTCGTTATGTTTGGAGCGACGTCGACTCCTGCCGTCACTTCTGCCGCGCCCAGCCAGCCGATCTTGAGCACGTCGTTTACTCTAGAGAAAAAAGAAGCTCCAAGCAACCCCCTCAGCTTACCAACGACGAGCGTTTCGGCCCCGGCGCCGACACTCAGTTTCGCGGCGCCTAAACCTGCAACCGGCGGCTTGTTCGGGGCCATCGCGACCACGGCCGCACCAGCCAGCGTTAACTTCGCGCCTATAACTACGCCAGCTACGACGGCGACAATGTTCCAAAAGACTGATACCGCACCCAAGCCGCTGTCGATGTTCCAAAAGAGCGATCCAGCGACGACGGCCACTGTGTCGCTGTTCCAGAAGAGCGAGGCGCCGGCGACCGCGGCCGCGCCGCCGTCCGCCGCCACCGCGCCCATGTTTAGCTTCGGTAGCACCCAATCTGCTCAACCGCAAACCGACAAGCCCAAGTTCAGCTTCACGTTTGGTGGCAACAAAACCGATAACGTGTTCAAACCGCCGACGTTCGGAGGCACCGATCCTAACAACGCCATGAACAAGTTCATCCTCGGCAGTGCAACTGATAACCCTATGGGAGCGTCGAATCCTTTAGCTTCTGGTAACAGTTTAGCCGGCAATAGCTTAGCTGGTAATAGTTTGACCGGTAACAATTTGACCGGTAACAGTTTGACTGGTAACAGCTTGACTGGCAACACGATGACGAGTAACAGTATCGCGTCTAATCCATTGTCCGGGAATGGTATGCAAGCTGCCGCGCCCGCTGCCACTGGTATGTTTGGTTCAGTGCCAAAGGAGAACATGTGGTCGCCACCTAACAGCAGCACGCCGAATCCGTTCGTTGCGAACGCGTCAACGAACAACGCGCCCAAACCGTTCGCGTTCGGTAGTTCGACGCCGTTCAATGCGGCCGCCGCGCCGGCTTTCGGCGGCGTCAACACGCAAACGTCAACGACGCCGGCGTTCGGCGCTGCCAAGATGACGTTTGGGGGCGCGTCGCAGCCCCCGGCCTTCGGGGCCGCGTCGCCGCCGGCGCCCGCGTTCGGCTCCAACGTACAATCGACGCCTAGTATCTTCGGGATGAATAATCAGAACAACCAGCCGTCGATGTTCTCGACGCCGGCTCAGAACTCGACGGGCATGTTCGGGTCGCCGCAGCAGCCGGCCGCGGGCAGCATGCCGCCGCCCTCCGTGGGCATGTTCGGGCGGCCCAGCGTGGGCGCGGCGCCGACCTTCGGCACGCCCAACTCCTCGATACCCAACTTCGAGGCGCCTTCGCTCACGCCGGCGCAGGCTCCCGCTTTCAATTTCGGCTCCACGCCGACTTCGAACATCTTCGGATTTGGACAGCAACAACCG CAGCAGCCTGGCGGCCTAGGCGGCGGTCAGACGGGCGTGTACAGTTTCGGCGTCGCGCCGGGAGCGCAGGCGCCGGTCCAGTTCAACATGGGCAGCGCACCCAACGCAGCCGGCCGCAGGGTCCGCAAAGCCGTCCGCCGGAGCTCCCAGCGATGA
- the Cypl gene encoding peptidyl-prolyl cis-trans isomerase-like 1 Cypl has translation MLGYSNAGIPDKSWQPPVAVIETSMGSVVVEMYWKHAPLTCRNFMELIRRGYYNNTKFHRVIRDFMIQGGDPTGTGKGGQSIYGPTFDDEITSDLKHTGAGILSMANAGPDTNGSQFFVTLAPTQWLDGKHTIFGRVQSGMAVVKRIGLVECDKNDCPVDDVRIERAYIPK, from the exons ATGCTGGGCTATTCAAATGCTGGTATTCCTGATAAATCATGGCAACCACCGGTCGCTGTCATAGAAACATC TATGGGCAGCGTGGTCGTAGAAATGTATTGGAAGCATGCTCCACTTACCTGCAGAAACTTCATGGAGCTCATTAGAAGAGGTTACTATAACAACACAAAGTTCCATAGAGTTATTAGGGACTTCATGATCCAAGGCGGAGATCCTACGGGCACAGGAAAAGGTGGACAATCAATCTACGGACCAACATTTGATGATGAAATAACCTCGGATTTAAAACATACTGGAGCTGGTATATTATCTATGGCCAACGCTGGGCCAGATACAAACGGCTCGCAGTTCTTTGTAACATTAGCGCCGACACAGTGGTTAGACGGAAAACACACCATATTTGGTAGAGTTCAGAGCGGAATGGCGGTAGTAAAGAGAATAGGTTTAGTTGAATGTGACAAAAATGACTGCCCCGTTGATGATGTTAGAATTGAAAGAGCATATatacctaagtaa
- the LOC141436827 gene encoding uncharacterized protein isoform X2 produces the protein MAQSFVKNMTSRVSGLLPATITKWFSSPKSSANGSAPAADATDSSTEDEAPESPASQPPAKRMRYSPGAVYGNTDANCVTNNIETIEPSTSFTVQSPPGRTTFRRETNYVSTPIRSPDDTIDRTDKDSTATFQQHTVTTIGPSVAKKRKSLFGNQSQELSDASKKAYVKTSNNTVKDPKQPSFKPTLLGSPFYAGRTTYGGAASSYINQPNITHRQNTTVRESPTTSDNNISHSARRVMELLESYSSPLTEAKRIPHYTRPTKHDLMKRISESSVSSSINKINSFKTQELHVSSIASILRLKQRSRLNDTTNAARQLIASHSSTSPDYRPYPSASKSDQKETDGSNKLTTKVKSRLTRPARGDTNALDTETLPPVDLPNAILQIDPSNLPDFGSPLATKTTLSQKPSLTATYSSSIFEKKSTPAVEIKSIETVPSSSIYNFANPVRITSESPKTTTTPPKFTFGSPERKIDEQLTSENKSSEPLKPVAAAAKENKAETAPANWSCPDCWVSNKHDADKCVCCGYKHVAKPSSKPKCTLCKLADSQANSDKCVNCDKVQVNNISKPLKADTSKWKCEDCWVSNDEAADKCACCGAKNPKGASQVVPVKPAEPSSGMCPKCFAVTTNGKCGKCTQVSSTPDKNFKTVLKAQSNKWECEHCLVRNDSDKTRCVCCEADRSGKPKEPENKQFNFGTINTTFKFGIDPKVQEANLAKAAEKPAETKDKIEESETNNNVLAKAPTFSFGIPAKKSEDQPDASKEKTDETPKATFTFGLPKQNSVAPTPAPMFGIPSKVNDTPKEKEKDEAETKTQEVKAVEEAPKQPVVMFGATSTPAVTSAAPSQPILSTSFTLEKKEAPSNPLSLPTTSVSAPAPTLSFAAPKPATGGLFGAIATTAAPASVNFAPITTPATTATMFQKTDTAPKPLSMFQKSDPATTATVSLFQKSEAPATAAAPPSAATAPMFSFGSTQSAQPQTDKPKFSFTFGGNKTDNVFKPPTFGGTDPNNAMNKFILGSATDNPMGASNPLASGNSLAGNSLAGNSLTGNNLTGNSLTGNSLTGNTMTSNSIASNPLSGNGMQAAAPAATGMFGSVPKENMWSPPNSSTPNPFVANASTNNAPKPFAFGSSTPFNAAAAPAFGGVNTQTSTTPAFGAAKMTFGGASQPPAFGAASPPAPAFGSNVQSTPSIFGMNNQNNQPSMFSTPAQNSTGMFGSPQQPAAGSMPPPSVGMFGRPSVGAAPTFGTPNSSIPNFEAPSLTPAQAPAFNFGSTPTSNIFGFGQQQPQQPGGLGGGQTGVYSFGVAPGAQAPVQFNMGSAPNAAGRRVRKAVRRSSQR, from the exons ATGGCCCAG TCGTTCGTGAAGAATATGACGTCGCGTGTGTCGGGTCTGCTCCCGGCGACGATAACGAAGTGGTTCAGCAGCCCCAAGTCGAGCGCTAACGGGTCGGCGCCGGCCGCCGACGCCACGGACTCCTCCACGGAGGACGAGGCGCCGGAGAGCCCCGCCAGCCAGCCCCCGGCCAAGCGGATGCGGTACAGCCCCGGCGCTGTGTACGGCAACACAGAC GCGAATTGCGTCACAAACAATATAGAAACCATAGAGCCGTCGACGTCATTCACGGTCCAATCACCGCCGGGCCGCACCACCTTCCGGCGGGAGACCAACTACGTGTCCACACCGATCCGGTCGCCGGATGACACCATCGATCGGACGGACAAAGACAGCACCGCCACCTTCCAGCAGCACACAGTGACGACCATCGGCCCAAGCGTTGCTAAGAAACGGAAATCGCTCTTCGGGAACCAATCGCAGGAACTCAGTGATGCTTCCAAAAAAGCGTATG TGAAAACATCAAACAACACAGTGAAGGATCCAAAGCAGCCTTCGTTCAAGCCGACACTTCTCGGCTCTCCGTTCTACGCCGGCCGGACCACGTACGGGGGCGCGGCGTCATCCTACATCAACCAACCAAACATAACACATCGACAGAACACGACGGTCAGAGAGTCGCCGACCACAAGTGACAATAACATCAGCCACTCTGCGAGGAGGGTCATGGAACTGCTGGAATCATACTCTTCACCTCTAACGGAGGCCAAGAGGATACCACATTACACAAGACCAACAAAACATGACCTAATGAAAAGGATATCGGAAAGCTCGGTGTCTTCGTCCATTAACAAAATTAACT CCTTCAAAACGCAAGAACTCCACGTGTCAAGCATAGCATCGATACTGCGGCTGAAGCAGCGATCGCGGCTGAATGACACCACAAACGCGGCGCGGCAGCTGATAGCCTCTCACAGCAGCACATCGCCTGACTACCGGCCTTATCCGTCCGCCTCCAAGAG CGATCAAAAAGAGACTGATGGCAGCAACAAATTAACTACAAAAGTAAAATCGAGACTGACGAGGCCCGCAAGGGGCGACACTAACGCTCTGGACACGGAAACGTTGCCGCCGGTGGACTTGCCCAATGCCATTTTACAAATCGACCCCAGTAACTTACCCGACTTCGGCAGCCCACTGGCCACTAAAACGACCTTATCACAAAAACCCAGCTTAACAGCTACATACTCTTCGTCTATATTCGAGAAAAAATCGACCCCAGCCGTAGAAATAAAAAGCATAGAAACAGTTCCTAGTAGCAGTATTTATAATTTCGCCAACCCCGTCAGAATAACAAGTGAATCTCCTAAAACGACGACGACACCGCCTAAATTCACGTTCGGCAGCCCGGAAAGGAAAATAGACGAACAGCTCACGAGCGAAAACAAAAGCTCCGAGCCTCTCAAACCCGTAGCCGCGGCAGCGAAGGAAAACAAGGCAGAGACCGCGCCAGCGAACTGGTCGTGTCCCGACTGCTGGGTTAGCAACAAACACGACGCCGACAAATGCGTCTGCTGCGGGTACAAGCACGTTGCTAAACCCAGCAGTAAACCTAAATGTACCCTCTGCAAGCTAGCTGACAGCCAAGCGAACTCCGACAAATGCGTCAACTGCGACAAAGTACAAGTCAATAACATCTCCAAGCCACTCAAAGCCGACACGTCCAAATGGAAATGCGAGGATTGTTGGGTGAGCAACGACGAGGCTGCAGACAAATGCGCCTGCTGTGGCGCCAAAAACCCCAAAGGTGCCAGCCAAGTCGTCCCCGTGAAGCCGGCCGAACCTTCCAGCGGCATGTGCCCGAAATGTTTTGCCGTCACCACCAACGGGAAGTGCGGCAAGTGCACGCAAGTCTCTAGCACGCCTGACAAAAACTTCAAAACAGTACTAAAAGCCCAGTCCAATAAGTGGGAATGTGAACATTGTTTAGTAAGAAACGATAGTGATAAAACCAGATGCGTTTGCTGCGAAGCGGACCGCTCCGGCAAACCCAAAGAACCAGAGAACAAACAGTTCAATTTCGGTACTATCAACACCACATTCAAATTCGGTATTGATCCGAAAGTCCAAGAAGCCAATTTGGCCAAAGCGGCGGAGAAACCCGCAGAGACTAAGGATAAGATAGAGGAGTCCGAAACTAACAATAACGTGCTTGCGAAAGCACCGACTTTCTCATTCGGCATACCAGCTAAGAAATCGGAAGATCAACCGGATGCCTCTAAAGAGAAAACGGATGAAACTCCCAAGGCCACCTTTACTTTTGGCTTGCCCAAGCAGAACTCCGTGGCGCCGACCCCGGCTCCCATGTTCGGCATTCCTAGTAAAGTCAATGATACTCcaaaagaaaaagagaaagaCGAAGCCGAAACTAAAACCCAAGAGGTGAAAGCCGTTGAAGAGGCGCCGAAACAACCCGTCGTTATGTTTGGAGCGACGTCGACTCCTGCCGTCACTTCTGCCGCGCCCAGCCAGCCGATCTTGAGCACGTCGTTTACTCTAGAGAAAAAAGAAGCTCCAAGCAACCCCCTCAGCTTACCAACGACGAGCGTTTCGGCCCCGGCGCCGACACTCAGTTTCGCGGCGCCTAAACCTGCAACCGGCGGCTTGTTCGGGGCCATCGCGACCACGGCCGCACCAGCCAGCGTTAACTTCGCGCCTATAACTACGCCAGCTACGACGGCGACAATGTTCCAAAAGACTGATACCGCACCCAAGCCGCTGTCGATGTTCCAAAAGAGCGATCCAGCGACGACGGCCACTGTGTCGCTGTTCCAGAAGAGCGAGGCGCCGGCGACCGCGGCCGCGCCGCCGTCCGCCGCCACCGCGCCCATGTTTAGCTTCGGTAGCACCCAATCTGCTCAACCGCAAACCGACAAGCCCAAGTTCAGCTTCACGTTTGGTGGCAACAAAACCGATAACGTGTTCAAACCGCCGACGTTCGGAGGCACCGATCCTAACAACGCCATGAACAAGTTCATCCTCGGCAGTGCAACTGATAACCCTATGGGAGCGTCGAATCCTTTAGCTTCTGGTAACAGTTTAGCCGGCAATAGCTTAGCTGGTAATAGTTTGACCGGTAACAATTTGACCGGTAACAGTTTGACTGGTAACAGCTTGACTGGCAACACGATGACGAGTAACAGTATCGCGTCTAATCCATTGTCCGGGAATGGTATGCAAGCTGCCGCGCCCGCTGCCACTGGTATGTTTGGTTCAGTGCCAAAGGAGAACATGTGGTCGCCACCTAACAGCAGCACGCCGAATCCGTTCGTTGCGAACGCGTCAACGAACAACGCGCCCAAACCGTTCGCGTTCGGTAGTTCGACGCCGTTCAATGCGGCCGCCGCGCCGGCTTTCGGCGGCGTCAACACGCAAACGTCAACGACGCCGGCGTTCGGCGCTGCCAAGATGACGTTTGGGGGCGCGTCGCAGCCCCCGGCCTTCGGGGCCGCGTCGCCGCCGGCGCCCGCGTTCGGCTCCAACGTACAATCGACGCCTAGTATCTTCGGGATGAATAATCAGAACAACCAGCCGTCGATGTTCTCGACGCCGGCTCAGAACTCGACGGGCATGTTCGGGTCGCCGCAGCAGCCGGCCGCGGGCAGCATGCCGCCGCCCTCCGTGGGCATGTTCGGGCGGCCCAGCGTGGGCGCGGCGCCGACCTTCGGCACGCCCAACTCCTCGATACCCAACTTCGAGGCGCCTTCGCTCACGCCGGCGCAGGCTCCCGCTTTCAATTTCGGCTCCACGCCGACTTCGAACATCTTCGGATTTGGACAGCAACAACCG CAGCAGCCTGGCGGCCTAGGCGGCGGTCAGACGGGCGTGTACAGTTTCGGCGTCGCGCCGGGAGCGCAGGCGCCGGTCCAGTTCAACATGGGCAGCGCACCCAACGCAGCCGGCCGCAGGGTCCGCAAAGCCGTCCGCCGGAGCTCCCAGCGATGA